The following coding sequences lie in one Phalacrocorax aristotelis chromosome 2, bGulAri2.1, whole genome shotgun sequence genomic window:
- the LOC142053926 gene encoding sodium-dependent neutral amino acid transporter B(0)AT3-like: MSKGLSLPPQIPKEDDRPKWDNKLQYILSCIGFAVGLGNVWRFPYLCQIHGGGAFLIPYVIALLFEGIPLLHLELALGQYLRKGSIGAWNTISPYLGGVGVGSWMVSVLVSLYYNTVLTWVMWYFINSFQEPLPWSVCPLNENRTGLNKECYESTAVNYFWYRKTLNITPDVTESGALQWWLILCLATCWAIVYLCTIRGIETTGKAIYVTAIFPYLVLTIFLIHGLTLPGATDGLTYLFTPNLNTLKNPRVWLDAATQIFFSLSLAFGGLIAFSSYNPPKNDCEKDAVTVAIVNSMTSLYASIPVFSVLGFKATTGYWDCLDRNIVSIINEFDLPEESIMRQNYTAWISVLNSSHPEKIAGLKLKSCDLQEFLDQSVSGTGLAFIIFTQAIILMPGSQAWAILFFIMLFSLGLSSMFGNIEGVFTPLLELRIISKSIPKELLSGIICLICFLIALCFTLGSGSYWIDIFDSYAGSLPLLVIAFFEVIGVAYVYKIKRFSKDVKWMTGRKPNLYWQITWRFISPLLLLIVFMAFVTLQIQKPPSYAAWNPKYEGFPMKEEKVYPLWVRAICVLLAVLPCVFVPLVALFHLIKRIHRSRDPSFVPPEVFSCQGANSNFSHPKE; this comes from the exons gggCATTCCTGATCCCATACGTCATTGCTCTTCTCTTCGAAGGAATCCCACTGTTGCATCTCGAACTGGCCCTAGGACAGTACCTGAGGAAAGGCAGCATCGGTGCCTGGAACACCATCTCACCTTACCTTGGAGGAGTCG GGGTTGGTTCGTGGATGGTGTCAGTTCTGGTGAGCTTATACTACAACACCGTTTTAACCTGGGTGATGTGGTATTTCATAAACTCCTTCCAAGAACCTCTTCCTTGGAGTGTTTGTCCtctaaatgaaaacagaacag gactCAACAAAGAATGTTACGAAAGTACCGCGGTTAATTATTTTTGGTACAGGAAAACTTTGAACATAACACCCGATGTCACCGAGAGCGGCGCGTTACAGTGGTGGCTCATTTTGTGCTTAGCAACTTGCTGGGCAATTGTGTACCTCTGCACCATCCGAGGAATTGAAACCACAGGAAAG GCAATTTATGTAACAGCAATATTTCCTTACCTGGTCCTAACTATATTCCTTATTCATGGACTCACTCTACCAGGAGCCACTGACGGTCTCACTTACCTCTTCACCCCTAAT CTGAACACTTTGAAAAATCCCCGTGTCTGGCTTGATGCAGCTACccagattttcttctctctctctttggcTTTTGGAGGGCTTATTGCATTCTCAAGCTATAATCCACCAAA AAATGACTGTGAAAAGGATGCTGTGACAGTGGCAATTGTGAACAGCATGACATCCCTCTACGCTTCCATCCCAGTCTTTTCTGTTCTGGGGTTTAAAGCAACCACAGGCTACTGGGACTGCTTGGACAG GAACATTGTCAGTATCATCAATGAATTTGATCTTCCAGAAGAAAGTATCATGCGACAGAACTATACAGCCTGGATTAGTGTCCTAAATTCATCACATCCAGAAAAAATTGCTGGACTCAAACTGAAAAGCTGTGACCTTCAAGAATTTCTTGATCAG AGTGTATCAGGAACTGGCTTGGCTTTCATCATTTTCACTCAAGCCATCATTCTAATGCCAGGATCCCAGGCCTGGGCCATCCTGTTTTTCATAATGTTGTTCAGCTTGGGCCTTTCTTCTATGTTTGGGAACATCGAGGGAGTCTTCACTCCTCTTCTAGAGCTTCGAATTATCTCTAAATCAATACCCAAAGAGCTATTATCTG gtaTAATATGTCTAATTTGCTTCCTCATTGCTCTGTGTTTTACGCTGGGTTCGGGGAGTTACTGGATTGACATTTTTGACAGCTACGCAGGCTCGTTGCCTCTTCTAGTCATCGCTTTCTTTGAAGTGATTGGGGTTGCGTATGtctataaaattaaaag GTTCAGTAAAGATGTGAAATGGATGACTGGACGAAAACCTAATCTCTACTGGCAGATCACGTGGAGGTTTATTAGCCCTCTGCTCCTGCTAATTGTCTTCATGGCCTTTGTTACTCTTCAGATACAGAAGCCACCAAGCTATGCAGCCTGGAACCCTAAATAC GAAGGCTTCCCtatgaaagaggagaaagtcTATCCACTTTGGGTACGGGCCATCTGTGTGCTGCTAGCTGTCCTTCCTTGTGTGTTTGTACCTCTGGTAGCACTCTTCCATCTGATCAAACGAATCCACAGAAGCAGGGACCCGAGCTTTGTACCACCAGAAGTGTTTTCATGCCAGGGGGCTAATAGCAACTTTTCTCATCCAAAAGAATAA